The following are encoded together in the Rhizobium tumorigenes genome:
- a CDS encoding ABC transporter permease has protein sequence MSADAHYAGIDFEQAQDIRPKVGRNFTTAALRGGSILAFAAILVIFSLTAPYFLSVGNIGNVLGQSAISGVLAIGLTLVLIAGGSNVVTGGIDLSLAANMGLSAAVYASLIQLGFGDATAIVAAIATGALIGAVNAAAVVLAGIVPLLATLAVMNVVGGLELVLTQNTVLPASTPFLSLLSATDPFGIPVLAYVLLGFTLLVTGIVQFTPLGLRLYAVGEFAEAARAAGLPLKRLVAGAFVASGVCGGLAGILSVSYLSGSTTGAGEMLLPVVVTALLGSVFSRRLVPTIPGTLLSALLVGFLVNGFQLLNISSTLVSGVQGALILIVVSATTLLRRQEN, from the coding sequence ATGTCGGCTGACGCTCACTATGCGGGTATCGATTTCGAACAGGCGCAAGACATACGCCCGAAGGTCGGTCGGAATTTCACGACTGCGGCCCTTCGTGGCGGCTCGATCCTTGCCTTTGCGGCAATCCTGGTGATCTTTTCGCTGACCGCTCCTTATTTTCTGAGCGTCGGCAATATCGGCAATGTGCTTGGCCAGTCGGCCATATCGGGCGTGCTGGCGATCGGACTTACCCTCGTTCTCATCGCCGGCGGGTCGAATGTGGTGACGGGTGGCATCGACCTGTCGCTGGCAGCCAATATGGGTCTCAGTGCCGCAGTCTATGCCAGCCTGATCCAGCTCGGTTTCGGCGATGCAACGGCCATCGTGGCCGCCATCGCGACCGGGGCGTTGATCGGGGCCGTCAATGCAGCCGCAGTCGTGCTTGCAGGCATCGTGCCGCTTTTGGCAACGCTGGCGGTGATGAATGTTGTCGGCGGCCTGGAACTGGTGCTGACCCAGAACACCGTGCTGCCTGCATCGACGCCGTTTCTTTCCCTCCTTTCCGCCACAGACCCGTTCGGCATCCCCGTTCTCGCCTATGTCCTGCTCGGCTTCACACTGCTGGTGACCGGCATCGTGCAATTCACGCCACTCGGATTGCGCCTCTACGCTGTCGGAGAATTTGCCGAGGCGGCGCGGGCCGCCGGGTTGCCCCTCAAGCGGCTGGTGGCGGGAGCATTTGTGGCCAGCGGCGTCTGCGGCGGCCTCGCTGGAATCCTTTCGGTCTCCTACCTGAGCGGGAGCACGACGGGCGCTGGCGAGATGCTGCTTCCGGTCGTTGTGACCGCACTGCTCGGATCCGTCTTTTCTCGTCGTCTCGTGCCGACCATCCCGGGAACGCTACTGTCGGCGCTGTTGGTCGGCTTCCTGGTCAACGGGTTTCAACTGCTCAACATCTCGAGCACACTGGTCAGCGGCGTCCAGGGCGCGCTGATCCTTATCGTCGTGTCCGCGACCACATTGCTGCGTCGACAGGAGAATTGA
- a CDS encoding sugar ABC transporter ATP-binding protein — MTTTSTTTPESREIIRLEGIDKHFGGAQALSGASLSVRRGTVHGLVGQNGAGKSTLIKLLAGLHQPDAGSIVIDSQRFEKLTPHLVEELGIHFIHQDRLLVPTFTVGEALFLGREPRIAGTPFLDRRAMQRCAAAILEDYFGINLPTGALVGELSTAEKQIVQITRALLNQPKILVFDEPTAALVHREAEILFQLIRRLRDEGVTIIYISHYLAEIEAICDDVTVLRNGRTVAALPMASTSANAIARLMIERDIEDMFPKRVVTVGEDLLQLEHLTSPGKYADVSFTLRRGEVLGLTGLLGSGAKELIRTLFGLETATAGTIAVLGKTIQPADPSEATDRAIALVPEDRRINGVALDLDVGENISLASLPRFTRFGLIDRSREASETERLIQRLEIKTAGREALVRTLSGGNQQKVAIAKWLSRHSEIYLLDEPTVGVDIGSKVEIYTLIGDLAERGAGIIVLSSDLPELVGITDRILVFFRGRIVREFASRETTPDAVLAQSTGSKEELRHVG; from the coding sequence ATGACGACCACATCCACGACTACGCCTGAGAGCCGCGAAATCATCCGCCTCGAAGGTATCGACAAGCACTTCGGTGGGGCACAGGCGCTGTCCGGGGCGTCGCTCTCGGTCCGCCGTGGCACCGTCCACGGCCTCGTAGGCCAGAACGGGGCAGGCAAGTCGACGCTCATCAAGCTGCTGGCGGGACTGCACCAGCCAGACGCCGGGAGCATCGTCATCGACAGCCAGAGATTCGAAAAGCTGACGCCGCATCTGGTGGAAGAGCTCGGTATCCACTTCATCCACCAGGACCGCCTGCTGGTTCCGACCTTTACCGTCGGCGAGGCGCTTTTCCTCGGGCGGGAGCCCCGTATCGCAGGAACGCCGTTTCTGGATCGCCGTGCCATGCAGCGTTGCGCAGCCGCAATACTCGAGGATTATTTTGGCATCAACTTGCCCACCGGCGCCTTGGTCGGCGAACTGTCGACTGCGGAAAAGCAGATCGTCCAGATCACCCGGGCATTGCTAAACCAGCCCAAGATCCTCGTTTTCGACGAACCCACTGCCGCGCTCGTGCACCGGGAAGCGGAAATCCTCTTCCAGCTGATCCGCCGCCTCCGCGACGAAGGCGTGACAATCATCTATATCTCGCATTACCTCGCCGAAATCGAAGCTATCTGCGACGATGTCACCGTCTTGCGCAATGGCCGTACCGTTGCCGCGCTACCGATGGCGAGCACCTCCGCCAACGCAATTGCGCGGCTGATGATCGAGCGTGACATCGAAGACATGTTTCCAAAACGAGTGGTGACTGTCGGCGAGGATCTGCTGCAGCTGGAACATCTGACATCACCCGGCAAATATGCCGATGTCTCTTTCACACTCCGGCGTGGAGAAGTTCTCGGGCTGACGGGGCTGCTCGGTTCGGGCGCGAAGGAGCTGATCCGCACACTGTTCGGCCTGGAGACCGCCACCGCCGGTACCATCGCGGTGCTCGGCAAGACAATACAACCTGCCGATCCGTCTGAAGCCACCGACCGCGCAATAGCCTTGGTGCCAGAGGACCGCCGTATCAATGGAGTGGCGCTCGATCTGGATGTCGGCGAGAACATCAGCCTCGCCTCCCTCCCGCGTTTCACCCGGTTTGGACTGATCGACCGGAGCCGGGAGGCATCCGAAACGGAGCGGCTGATCCAGCGGCTCGAGATCAAGACCGCAGGACGCGAGGCGCTGGTTCGGACGCTTTCCGGCGGCAACCAGCAGAAGGTCGCCATCGCGAAATGGCTGAGCCGGCATTCTGAGATCTACCTCCTGGACGAGCCGACCGTCGGCGTCGATATCGGCTCCAAGGTCGAGATCTACACGCTGATCGGCGACCTCGCCGAAAGGGGCGCCGGCATTATCGTGCTGTCCTCGGACTTGCCCGAACTGGTCGGGATAACCGACCGCATCCTCGTCTTCTTCCGAGGCCGCATCGTGCGCGAATTCGCGTCGCGCGAGACCACGCCCGATGCCGTGCTGGCCCAATCGACCGGCTCGAAGGAGGAACTGCGCCATGTCGGCTGA
- a CDS encoding sugar ABC transporter substrate-binding protein: MGNEHSSGGIGRRDLLKLSAIAGAAVAGATLVGRAPASAADGELSLTGKRIAISATGTDHFFDLQAYNAQIAEVKRLGGEPIAVDAGRNDGKLVSQLQTLIAQKPDAIVQILGTLSVIDPWLKKARDAGIPVLTIDVGSTNSLNNTTSDNWGIGKDLALQLISDIGGEGNIVAFNGFYGVTPCAIRYDQLVNVVKYFPKVKILQPELRDVIPNTVQDAFTQVTALLNKFPEKGSIKAIWSAWDIPQLGATQALAAAGRTEIRTYGVDGSPEVLQLVADPNSPAGADVAQQPAEIGRTAIHNVAKLLAGQTLPRETYVPALLANKANVNEITKKLGIG, translated from the coding sequence ATGGGAAACGAACATTCTAGCGGCGGAATTGGCCGGCGTGATCTGTTGAAGCTGTCGGCAATAGCCGGAGCTGCGGTGGCGGGAGCGACGTTGGTCGGGCGGGCGCCGGCATCGGCCGCCGATGGCGAACTGTCGCTGACGGGCAAGCGCATCGCGATCAGTGCCACGGGCACGGATCACTTCTTCGACCTCCAGGCCTACAACGCCCAGATTGCCGAAGTGAAGCGCCTTGGGGGCGAGCCGATCGCCGTCGATGCCGGCCGCAACGACGGCAAGCTTGTGTCGCAGCTGCAAACTCTGATTGCCCAGAAGCCGGATGCGATAGTCCAGATTCTCGGCACGCTCAGCGTCATCGATCCATGGCTGAAGAAGGCTCGCGACGCCGGCATACCGGTGCTGACGATCGATGTCGGCTCCACCAACTCGCTCAACAACACGACCTCGGACAACTGGGGCATCGGCAAGGATCTGGCACTGCAGCTGATTTCCGATATCGGCGGTGAAGGAAACATCGTCGCCTTCAACGGATTTTATGGCGTCACGCCCTGCGCCATCCGCTACGACCAGCTGGTCAATGTCGTTAAATATTTCCCCAAGGTGAAAATCCTCCAGCCGGAACTGCGCGACGTCATCCCCAATACAGTGCAGGATGCCTTCACCCAGGTCACCGCCCTGCTCAACAAGTTTCCGGAAAAGGGATCGATCAAGGCAATCTGGTCGGCATGGGATATCCCGCAACTCGGTGCCACCCAGGCGCTGGCGGCTGCCGGCCGCACGGAAATCAGGACCTACGGTGTCGATGGCAGCCCGGAAGTGCTGCAGCTCGTCGCAGATCCGAACTCGCCGGCCGGCGCCGATGTCGCACAGCAACCGGCAGAGATCGGACGCACAGCCATCCACAATGTCGCAAAGCTGCTCGCCGGCCAGACCCTGCCGCGCGAAACCTACGTCCCGGCTCTGCTCGCCAATAAGGCCAATGTCAACGAAATCACCAAGAAGCTCGGCATCGGCTGA
- a CDS encoding LLM class flavin-dependent oxidoreductase, which produces MSREIRLNAFDMNCVGHQSPGLWTHPRDQSWKYKDLDYWVHLAKTLERGKFDGLFIADVLGVYDVLNGNVDAALRHSAQVPVNDPLQLIPTMAHATEHLGFGLTASLSFEHPYTFARRISTLDHLTKGRVGWNIVTSYLNSGALNIGQQAQSKHDDRYDLAEEYLEVCYKLWEGSWEDDAVVRDRATGIFTHPEKVHPIGHAGKHFTVPGIHLSEPSPQRTPVLYQAGASSRGKDFAGAHAECIFVAAPSKPVLKRYVANVREAAERNGRNPREILAFNLQTVILGETDAEAKKKFDEYRKYVSYEGALTLISGWTGIDFSQFGPDEPLRHRYTNAVQSAVETFTTIDPDKVWTVREMADWVGIGGFGPVFVGSPQTVADLLQEWVEDTDVDGFNLAYAVTPESFEDAVDLLVPELQKRGVYKTEYTAGTLREKLGAGGPRLAAPHPGAGYRNLARDFEQLRASG; this is translated from the coding sequence ATGAGCCGCGAAATCAGGCTGAATGCCTTCGACATGAACTGCGTCGGCCACCAGTCGCCGGGTCTCTGGACCCATCCGCGCGACCAGTCGTGGAAATACAAGGATCTCGACTACTGGGTGCATCTAGCAAAGACGCTTGAGCGCGGCAAGTTCGACGGACTGTTCATCGCCGACGTGCTCGGCGTCTACGACGTGTTGAACGGCAATGTCGATGCGGCGCTGCGCCACTCCGCACAGGTGCCGGTCAACGATCCGCTGCAGCTGATCCCGACCATGGCGCACGCCACCGAGCATCTCGGTTTCGGCCTGACTGCGTCGCTGTCCTTTGAACACCCGTACACCTTCGCCCGCCGTATCTCGACGCTCGACCATCTGACCAAGGGCCGTGTCGGCTGGAATATCGTCACCTCCTATCTGAACAGCGGCGCACTCAACATCGGCCAGCAGGCGCAGTCCAAGCACGACGACCGCTACGACCTGGCGGAGGAATATCTTGAAGTCTGCTACAAGCTCTGGGAGGGCAGCTGGGAGGACGACGCCGTTGTCCGCGACCGCGCGACCGGCATTTTCACCCACCCCGAGAAGGTCCACCCGATCGGCCATGCCGGCAAGCACTTCACCGTGCCGGGCATCCATCTCAGTGAACCGTCGCCACAGCGCACACCGGTGCTCTACCAGGCAGGCGCCTCTAGCCGAGGCAAGGATTTTGCCGGGGCGCACGCCGAATGCATCTTCGTAGCCGCGCCATCGAAGCCGGTGCTCAAGCGCTACGTTGCCAATGTGCGGGAGGCAGCAGAGCGCAACGGCCGCAATCCGCGCGAGATCCTCGCCTTCAACCTGCAGACCGTCATCCTCGGAGAAACCGACGCCGAAGCGAAGAAGAAGTTCGACGAATACCGGAAATACGTCTCCTACGAGGGTGCGCTAACGCTGATCTCCGGCTGGACCGGCATCGACTTCAGCCAGTTCGGCCCCGACGAGCCGCTGCGGCATCGCTATACCAATGCCGTTCAATCGGCCGTCGAAACCTTTACCACCATCGATCCCGACAAGGTCTGGACGGTGCGCGAGATGGCCGACTGGGTTGGCATCGGCGGCTTTGGTCCGGTGTTCGTGGGTTCGCCACAGACCGTCGCCGACCTCCTGCAGGAGTGGGTCGAGGACACCGATGTCGACGGCTTCAACCTCGCCTACGCCGTGACGCCGGAAAGTTTCGAGGATGCCGTCGACCTGCTGGTGCCGGAGTTACAGAAGCGCGGGGTCTACAAAACCGAGTACACGGCCGGGACGTTGCGAGAAAAACTCGGCGCCGGGGGACCGCGACTGGCAGCACCCCATCCGGGGGCCGGATATCGCAATCTTGCTCGCGACTTCGAACAGCTGCGGGCGAGCGGCTGA
- a CDS encoding ABC transporter permease — protein sequence MTATDSRSFETENGLQQQRIGGRGWIASLHSFVRTGAVFILLAALIVIFTSAQPAFINLGNLMSILQAVSVVAILGAGVTVTLAVGGFDLSIGAVAASSVMAASYAMIVWGLDVYETVPLVLALGAVVGLLNALLIVRLKVPDLLATLAMMFLLSGLQLIPTAGRSISAGLVLPDGSKASGAYDPSFLLIGRHSLFGIVPVSVVLMALVAFALYVLTERTRIGRLLFATGGNEVATRLAGASTVRLKTLAYVISGTLAALGGIIIAARVGRGDVSSGGSLLMDAVAASLIGYAVLGLRRPNVLGTIAGAVFVGVLLNGLTMLNAPYYTQDFVKGAVLVGALALTYGLNRSNA from the coding sequence ATGACCGCTACCGACAGCAGATCTTTCGAAACGGAAAACGGCCTCCAACAACAGCGCATCGGCGGTCGCGGGTGGATCGCCAGCCTTCACTCATTTGTGCGCACTGGCGCCGTCTTCATCCTTCTCGCCGCGCTTATCGTCATCTTCACCAGCGCCCAGCCGGCCTTCATCAACCTTGGCAACCTGATGAGCATCCTGCAGGCCGTCTCCGTCGTTGCCATCCTCGGCGCCGGCGTCACGGTGACGCTTGCGGTCGGCGGCTTCGACCTTTCTATCGGTGCCGTCGCCGCCTCGAGCGTCATGGCGGCCAGCTATGCTATGATTGTCTGGGGGCTCGACGTTTACGAGACCGTCCCTCTGGTCCTGGCGCTCGGCGCTGTCGTCGGCCTGCTGAATGCACTGCTGATCGTCAGGCTGAAGGTGCCGGATCTGCTGGCGACGCTGGCCATGATGTTCCTTTTGTCCGGCCTGCAGCTCATTCCGACGGCCGGTCGGTCGATCTCGGCGGGGCTGGTGCTGCCGGATGGATCGAAGGCATCCGGCGCCTACGACCCTTCTTTCCTGCTTATCGGCCGCCACAGCCTGTTCGGCATCGTACCGGTCTCCGTCGTCCTGATGGCGCTGGTGGCCTTTGCTCTCTACGTGCTGACCGAGAGGACCCGCATCGGCCGGCTGTTGTTTGCTACTGGTGGCAACGAAGTGGCCACGCGACTGGCCGGCGCCTCGACAGTGCGCCTGAAAACGCTGGCATACGTGATTTCCGGCACGCTTGCGGCGCTCGGTGGCATCATCATTGCCGCCCGGGTTGGCCGCGGTGACGTGTCTTCGGGCGGATCGTTGCTGATGGACGCCGTTGCGGCCTCGCTGATCGGCTATGCAGTGCTCGGCCTGCGCCGTCCGAACGTGCTCGGCACCATTGCTGGTGCCGTCTTCGTCGGCGTGCTGCTCAATGGTCTCACCATGCTGAATGCCCCCTATTACACCCAGGATTTCGTCAAGGGCGCCGTGCTGGTCGGTGCCCTCGCCCTCACCTACGGCCTCAACCGTAGCAATGCCTGA
- a CDS encoding sugar ABC transporter ATP-binding protein — translation MPLVDVLNLRRSFAETKALDGVSLSIEPGEIVALMGVNGAGKSTLVKILAGVLPADGGEMRLKGQKFAPGSPAEAAMAGIVTVHQSTDLVGAPGQTVADALLLNSFADGSLPFFVSRASIRRQAQAILDIAGFELPLDRDFGKLSAAERQLVAIARALANRADLLILDEPTASLSANESSRLFDILRRTRLKGLAILYISHRTADLQAIADRALVMRGGAIVGAFGQPIDFNRAIEAMIGRPLRSVRPGVGVAQGEAVFTMRRARLLPGSPIFDLDVSAGEVVAITGVLGAGKSRLLSAIFGLLPLSSGEMALGGLPYRPKRPADAIAAGVAMAAEDRHRSSLMPPSWPGNSIAATISLPHLAKWSRHGFLDGDRERREGEKAIDRLRIKATGPSASVWTLSGGNQQKVVLARWEAEPSRLLLLDEPFQGVDVGARQDIIQAIRTRKDRATLIATSDPEEAIEVADRILVMDRHGLQSLAPDRNADTREGVPA, via the coding sequence GTGCCTCTAGTCGATGTCCTCAACCTCCGCCGCAGCTTTGCCGAGACGAAGGCGCTCGATGGCGTCTCGTTGTCCATCGAGCCCGGCGAGATCGTCGCTTTGATGGGAGTGAACGGTGCCGGAAAATCAACTTTGGTGAAGATACTGGCTGGTGTGCTGCCGGCCGATGGCGGCGAAATGCGGCTCAAGGGGCAGAAATTTGCGCCCGGCAGCCCGGCCGAGGCGGCCATGGCCGGTATAGTGACGGTGCACCAATCGACCGATCTTGTCGGCGCACCAGGGCAAACGGTGGCTGATGCGCTTCTGCTCAACAGCTTCGCCGATGGCAGCCTGCCCTTTTTCGTCTCGCGAGCCAGCATTCGCAGACAGGCGCAGGCAATCCTGGACATCGCCGGCTTCGAGCTGCCACTTGACCGAGATTTTGGAAAGTTGTCGGCCGCGGAACGTCAACTTGTGGCGATTGCGAGAGCCTTGGCAAATAGGGCAGATTTGCTGATCCTGGATGAACCCACTGCCAGCCTGTCGGCGAACGAGAGCAGCCGGTTGTTCGATATCCTGCGGCGAACCCGGTTGAAGGGGCTCGCGATCCTCTACATTTCCCATCGCACGGCGGATCTGCAGGCTATTGCCGACCGGGCACTGGTCATGCGCGGCGGTGCCATCGTCGGCGCTTTCGGGCAACCGATCGACTTTAACCGCGCCATAGAGGCGATGATCGGTCGCCCGCTTCGGTCTGTGCGTCCGGGCGTGGGGGTGGCGCAAGGCGAAGCTGTGTTCACGATGCGGCGCGCGCGCCTTTTACCCGGAAGCCCAATTTTCGATCTTGACGTGTCGGCCGGAGAAGTTGTTGCGATAACCGGCGTCCTTGGTGCCGGCAAGAGCCGGCTCCTGTCGGCGATCTTCGGACTTTTGCCGCTTTCGTCTGGCGAAATGGCGCTCGGCGGCTTGCCCTACCGCCCGAAACGCCCCGCCGACGCCATTGCCGCCGGCGTCGCCATGGCTGCCGAGGACCGGCACCGTTCGTCGCTGATGCCGCCCTCCTGGCCTGGCAACAGCATCGCTGCAACCATCAGCCTGCCGCATCTGGCAAAATGGTCCCGGCATGGGTTCCTCGATGGCGACCGCGAGCGTCGCGAGGGTGAAAAGGCAATTGACCGGTTGCGGATCAAGGCCACCGGACCCTCAGCATCCGTGTGGACATTGTCGGGCGGTAACCAGCAGAAGGTCGTGCTGGCTCGGTGGGAGGCGGAACCGAGCCGCCTGTTGCTTCTCGACGAACCCTTCCAGGGTGTCGATGTCGGTGCACGTCAGGACATCATCCAGGCGATCCGCACCCGCAAAGATCGCGCCACGCTGATTGCCACCTCCGATCCTGAAGAAGCGATTGAAGTGGCCGACCGCATCCTCGTCATGGATCGCCACGGGCTGCAGTCGCTTGCGCCAGACCGCAACGCAGACACCAGAGAAGGAGTACCGGCATGA